One Methanobacterium sp. genomic region harbors:
- a CDS encoding STT3 domain-containing protein, which produces MNIKWNLSKFKPLIIIILVFILAFSLRIQSAYLPGVSGEVKSNFQDQNGLPYFSEMDSYYNYRMTYDYLDHNYLGDTLLNGSPWDLHSYYPSGRPAAYPPLIVYITAFIYELINSFVNAPLNEVAIWLAPFIASLSVIPAYLFVRRLTNEYGGIAAGILVGTVPAYFTHTFAGFFDTDMFNMLFPILIVGFFIASITEKDIKTRSVYVSLSAVFLLVYSMAWEGWWYIFYLLVGTAVVYLLISNYMFEMETIKSFNYYFDKVKYIMHQPALFSLIVFVILSITLLSVYFGLPGLIETLTRSAGNSQLHTSIQITSYPNVYISVDELKIPTITEILGKLGGIIPFIFGILSIPWLIWKLKPEKDKKTENIPKKKNKNRRNAREKIKINEKSTEKKNTVNPHLIKNKKNYLLYAILFTIWLLIMGFALTQGSRFIEQFSIPIILGAGAFVGLMTPYFAKNIPNKRYCTIAALILIALVAYAPLSSSYTFSSSIYPNVDDSMYNSLTWIKDNTPQNTVITSWWDFGHFFTAVADRPVTFDGGSQNTPRAYWVGKALLTNNENLSAGILRMLTSSGDKGYLTLENYTGNTSKSVEILDKILPVDKPAAQDILTKDYKLTSDQALNVLKYTHPTKPSPHVLFLNNMYLLSKSYWWSYFGNWNFQNNTGKGYSYSAEQAASHEVNGTTVISAQNGIVAQINGSKVVAGFQYEQNNQIHVLEPHKLIVVQNGNVSMNKIVSNSSSFSIILVKENDINLAVMLNKELEDSMFTRLYLTNGAALSKFKLLHKEGKIIDPYGVMIWAVSFNK; this is translated from the coding sequence ATGAATATAAAATGGAATTTATCCAAATTTAAGCCTTTAATAATTATAATTTTAGTATTTATACTTGCATTTTCTCTTAGAATACAGTCAGCTTATTTACCCGGAGTATCTGGAGAAGTAAAGTCCAATTTCCAGGATCAAAATGGGCTTCCATATTTCAGTGAAATGGACTCATATTACAACTACAGGATGACATACGATTATCTTGATCACAATTATCTAGGTGACACACTACTTAATGGCAGCCCATGGGACCTGCACTCGTATTATCCTTCAGGTAGGCCCGCGGCATATCCTCCGCTGATTGTTTATATTACAGCATTTATTTATGAATTAATTAATTCATTTGTAAATGCACCTTTAAATGAGGTTGCTATCTGGTTAGCACCATTTATAGCTTCTTTATCCGTTATTCCAGCATACCTATTTGTAAGAAGACTTACCAATGAATATGGAGGGATAGCTGCAGGAATTTTAGTCGGTACAGTTCCGGCCTATTTTACCCACACATTTGCAGGATTCTTTGATACTGATATGTTCAACATGCTCTTTCCAATCTTGATTGTAGGATTTTTTATTGCAAGTATCACTGAAAAGGATATTAAAACCAGATCAGTTTATGTATCATTATCAGCAGTTTTTCTGCTTGTTTATTCCATGGCCTGGGAAGGCTGGTGGTACATTTTCTATTTGCTAGTTGGGACAGCCGTTGTATATCTCCTGATTTCAAATTACATGTTTGAAATGGAAACCATTAAATCATTTAATTACTATTTCGATAAAGTCAAATATATTATGCATCAACCGGCACTCTTTTCATTAATTGTGTTTGTAATTTTAAGTATTACATTATTAAGTGTTTATTTTGGGCTTCCAGGACTTATAGAGACTTTGACAAGATCTGCGGGTAATTCACAGCTACATACATCTATCCAAATTACCAGTTATCCGAACGTATACATATCTGTGGATGAACTTAAAATACCAACCATTACAGAAATTCTAGGAAAATTAGGCGGTATCATACCATTCATATTCGGCATTTTAAGCATTCCATGGCTTATATGGAAATTAAAACCAGAAAAAGATAAAAAAACGGAAAACATCCCTAAAAAGAAAAATAAAAATAGACGAAATGCCCGGGAAAAAATAAAAATAAATGAAAAGAGTACAGAGAAAAAGAATACAGTAAATCCCCATTTAATTAAAAATAAAAAGAACTATCTATTATATGCAATTTTGTTTACAATCTGGCTTTTGATCATGGGTTTTGCTTTAACACAGGGGTCAAGATTCATTGAACAGTTCTCAATACCAATAATATTGGGTGCAGGAGCATTTGTAGGCTTAATGACACCTTATTTTGCAAAAAATATTCCAAATAAGAGGTACTGTACAATAGCAGCCCTGATATTAATTGCACTTGTAGCATACGCTCCCCTATCTTCATCATATACATTTTCAAGTTCAATATATCCAAATGTTGATGATTCAATGTACAATTCACTAACGTGGATTAAAGATAACACGCCTCAAAATACAGTTATAACTTCATGGTGGGATTTTGGTCACTTTTTTACTGCAGTGGCAGATAGGCCCGTTACCTTTGATGGGGGGTCTCAAAACACACCGCGTGCTTACTGGGTTGGAAAGGCACTGCTAACAAATAATGAGAATTTATCTGCAGGAATACTCAGAATGCTGACTTCAAGCGGCGATAAGGGCTATTTAACCCTTGAAAATTATACAGGAAATACAAGTAAAAGTGTAGAAATACTGGATAAAATTCTACCTGTTGATAAACCGGCTGCCCAAGACATACTCACAAAAGATTATAAATTAACTTCTGATCAAGCTTTAAATGTGCTAAAATACACCCATCCCACTAAACCATCCCCACATGTCCTGTTCTTAAATAATATGTACCTCCTTTCAAAATCATACTGGTGGTCTTACTTTGGGAACTGGAACTTCCAAAATAACACAGGAAAAGGCTACAGTTATTCTGCTGAACAAGCGGCTTCCCATGAGGTTAACGGTACAACCGTAATTTCAGCTCAAAACGGTATTGTTGCACAGATAAACGGATCAAAAGTAGTTGCAGGTTTTCAATATGAGCAAAATAACCAGATCCACGTACTGGAGCCTCACAAGTTAATTGTGGTTCAAAATGGTAATGTTTCAATGAATAAGATCGTTTCCAATTCTAGTTCATTTAGTATAATCTTAGTAAAAGAAAATGATATTAATCTTGCTGTTATGTTGAATAAGGAACTTGAAGATTCCATGTTTACAAGATTATACCTTACAAATGGTGCAGCTTTAAGTAAATTCAAGCTTTTACATAAAGAGGGTAAAATAATAGATCCATATGGCGTAATGATCTGGGCTGTGAGTTTTAATAAATAA
- a CDS encoding PRC-barrel domain-containing protein, translating into MHAKDLSGKDIVDSNGDTVGVVDDLEIDVSKKMVTGIIAKEGTISGKLGMGEERVISIDMVDAIGDKVILRRMERRM; encoded by the coding sequence ATGCATGCAAAAGATTTATCTGGAAAAGATATTGTTGATTCAAATGGAGATACCGTCGGTGTAGTTGATGATTTAGAGATAGATGTGTCAAAAAAAATGGTAACAGGCATCATAGCAAAAGAAGGCACTATCTCAGGAAAACTAGGTATGGGTGAAGAAAGAGTTATTTCCATAGATATGGTTGATGCAATAGGTGATAAAGTAATTTTAAGGCGTATGGAAAGACGAATGTAA
- a CDS encoding YbjQ family protein, whose translation MLILNTPNIEGKKISEYFGLVTGEALLGANVYKDLFSGVRDVVGGRTSAYEEELKKARELALSSMQEKAEKLGANAILGVQIAYHNLGGTMGNTILVTMYGTAVHYE comes from the coding sequence ATGCTGATTTTAAACACACCCAATATTGAGGGGAAGAAAATAAGCGAATACTTTGGTCTAGTAACTGGAGAAGCGCTCTTAGGTGCAAACGTGTATAAAGACCTTTTTTCAGGCGTTAGAGATGTTGTCGGCGGGAGAACCTCAGCTTACGAAGAGGAATTAAAAAAAGCAAGGGAATTAGCGCTGTCCAGTATGCAGGAAAAGGCAGAAAAACTTGGCGCAAATGCCATACTGGGTGTTCAAATAGCCTATCATAACCTTGGAGGGACTATGGGAAACACCATCCTTGTCACCATGTACGGTACCGCAGTGCACTATGAATAA
- a CDS encoding heavy metal-binding domain-containing protein, which yields MLISLKNSIIDKRWGILAVIIGTTLGFISAVICVYANLVIFGFNIMFILSPLIAGFSEAYIAQKKYGRSTGAISALLIFVIINIYGWFFPKNPITINLFTLGGIALTIQAAVPIFVNYLLFVVFLGTITYVIGLIGNLISKLLGKEIEEIETPKNVDLPQLDLLFATTTNLNGKNIVKQLGLITGEAILKEEKDENSSRLKKIASKNGSNIEYKIGLVRNEALQNLESEAKKIGANGILGVNIDYKSVGGIKGSTVIVTATGSAVLYE from the coding sequence TTGTTAATTTCACTAAAAAACAGCATCATAGACAAAAGATGGGGAATTCTTGCAGTAATTATAGGGACCACCCTAGGATTTATATCTGCCGTTATTTGTGTATACGCAAATTTAGTTATTTTCGGATTTAACATCATGTTTATACTATCCCCTTTAATTGCAGGGTTTAGCGAAGCATATATAGCCCAAAAAAAGTATGGCAGGAGCACGGGAGCCATCAGTGCCCTTTTAATATTTGTCATCATCAATATATACGGCTGGTTCTTCCCTAAAAATCCAATAACCATTAATTTATTCACATTAGGAGGTATTGCACTCACCATACAGGCTGCTGTCCCAATATTCGTTAATTACCTTTTGTTTGTTGTTTTCCTCGGGACTATAACTTACGTTATAGGGTTAATAGGAAATTTAATCTCAAAACTGCTTGGAAAAGAAATAGAAGAAATAGAAACTCCTAAAAATGTGGATTTACCACAGCTAGACCTTTTATTTGCAACTACAACCAATCTTAATGGAAAAAATATAGTTAAACAATTGGGCTTAATTACAGGAGAAGCTATCTTAAAAGAAGAAAAAGATGAGAATTCATCGCGTTTAAAAAAAATTGCCTCAAAAAATGGTTCAAATATAGAATATAAAATAGGACTGGTAAGAAATGAGGCGCTTCAAAACCTGGAAAGTGAAGCAAAAAAAATAGGTGCAAATGGTATTTTAGGCGTTAATATCGATTATAAAAGCGTTGGCGGGATCAAAGGGAGTACAGTAATAGTAACAGCTACCGGCAGTGCTGTACTGTACGAATAA
- a CDS encoding glycosyltransferase, with protein sequence MKVLFMVTGRGIGGDAAIALNIAKALSEHGAHCEFALNHDAPGLLFEKNGIKWHETSIPQAGGHAATKLTLVKGGFRIIHAVFEAISLYRKLKPDVVVGSIGGGAVVGCLAAKIAGIPSVGVVSTPTDSKVSKFTTVVALPESPLFKSSVNNKNVHKVYMPINPEVVSGNKEKALELMPEGYDPALPTILLSSGSTLFEKMALAAPKLRDSGVKANIVVIGHPLDEKYREYLESDGILYLGYIDWVSDLYKLADFVIITDDGVMLHEAIACNLPIITLLRVKYGRYHNMGDVFSGAMVESDLDNLDEVVNDFLKNIDQTKDRASKYGKDVLESADKIAGIIYEKRK encoded by the coding sequence ATGAAAGTATTATTTATGGTTACAGGGCGCGGGATCGGAGGAGACGCCGCAATTGCCCTTAATATAGCTAAGGCACTGTCTGAACATGGCGCCCACTGTGAATTTGCCCTGAATCACGACGCTCCAGGGTTATTATTTGAAAAGAACGGTATAAAATGGCATGAAACGAGTATTCCACAGGCAGGAGGGCATGCTGCTACTAAACTTACCCTTGTAAAAGGCGGTTTTAGAATTATCCATGCTGTTTTTGAAGCTATAAGCCTGTACCGGAAACTAAAACCAGATGTGGTTGTAGGATCAATAGGTGGAGGAGCAGTAGTCGGGTGCCTGGCAGCTAAAATTGCAGGTATTCCATCAGTAGGAGTTGTATCTACCCCTACTGATTCAAAAGTATCCAAATTTACCACTGTTGTCGCACTACCAGAATCTCCATTATTTAAATCATCAGTGAATAATAAAAATGTGCACAAAGTTTATATGCCTATAAATCCTGAAGTTGTAAGCGGAAACAAAGAAAAAGCACTGGAATTAATGCCCGAAGGTTACGACCCTGCGCTGCCTACAATACTCTTATCATCAGGATCTACTCTTTTTGAAAAAATGGCCCTTGCTGCACCTAAACTTAGAGACAGCGGAGTTAAAGCAAATATAGTGGTTATAGGGCATCCGCTGGATGAAAAATATCGAGAATATCTTGAAAGTGATGGAATACTCTATTTAGGTTATATCGACTGGGTGAGTGATCTCTACAAACTGGCAGACTTCGTAATCATCACAGACGACGGAGTGATGCTTCATGAAGCCATTGCCTGCAATTTGCCAATTATAACACTGCTTCGAGTTAAATACGGGCGTTATCACAATATGGGTGATGTATTCAGCGGTGCAATGGTTGAAAGCGATCTTGATAATCTGGATGAAGTTGTAAATGATTTCCTGAAAAACATCGACCAAACTAAAGACAGAGCTTCAAAATATGGGAAAGATGTTTTAGAGTCTGCAGATAAAATCGCAGGAATAATTTATGAGAAAAGAAAATAA
- a CDS encoding DUF5518 domain-containing protein, protein MLNWKSLGFGIALAIVMFFMFMFNASSLAILSFIIAPLVGTYILGGELKMAAIYGAAISFFGSIISIVLYSALISYFSKTAIPLGLNVVTLIAVCVIYAVIGAVFGIAGAAIKNKLMEKQ, encoded by the coding sequence ATGCTTAACTGGAAATCTTTAGGTTTTGGTATTGCTCTTGCAATTGTGATGTTTTTCATGTTTATGTTTAATGCGTCTTCGCTGGCGATTTTAAGCTTTATTATTGCACCGTTAGTTGGAACATATATCCTCGGCGGTGAACTGAAGATGGCAGCTATTTATGGGGCCGCAATAAGCTTTTTTGGAAGTATAATTTCTATAGTGTTGTATAGTGCACTTATCAGTTATTTTTCAAAGACAGCTATACCTTTAGGACTTAACGTAGTTACTTTAATAGCAGTATGTGTCATTTATGCAGTTATTGGAGCTGTTTTTGGTATTGCCGGTGCTGCAATTAAAAATAAATTAATGGAAAAACAATAA
- a CDS encoding stage II sporulation protein M: MLNKIKNIYNFYVARYKKRFLYCFAIYYGLVIIGMVIGLLYPPISTGTGGNISSQFSTVFPGLLQAIGAGDVIKVILTIFVFNSILGSFLAITLLNLIGIGTLVFIYRPIMWGLIYAPTSPSAAVLLIAVIPTLILEGVAYVIAFAASLDFILAIAKPKALGEESRFKAWKKAWVYNLKSYVLVLIMLFVAAVVESVTIISLARV; the protein is encoded by the coding sequence ATGCTAAATAAGATAAAAAACATCTATAATTTCTATGTGGCGCGCTACAAAAAACGCTTTTTATATTGTTTTGCGATTTATTACGGGCTTGTTATTATTGGAATGGTAATAGGATTGTTATACCCCCCAATAAGTACTGGAACAGGAGGAAATATAAGCAGTCAGTTTTCCACAGTATTTCCAGGATTACTGCAGGCTATTGGTGCAGGTGATGTAATTAAGGTAATTTTAACCATTTTCGTATTTAACAGTATTTTAGGGAGTTTTCTCGCTATTACATTGTTAAACCTGATTGGTATAGGAACACTGGTGTTCATTTACAGGCCTATCATGTGGGGATTGATTTATGCCCCTACAAGCCCCAGTGCAGCAGTGCTCTTAATAGCTGTCATTCCAACTTTAATATTAGAAGGAGTAGCTTATGTTATTGCATTTGCAGCCAGCCTTGACTTTATCCTGGCAATTGCAAAACCAAAAGCCCTTGGGGAAGAAAGCAGGTTTAAGGCATGGAAAAAGGCATGGGTATACAATTTAAAGTCGTATGTACTGGTTTTAATCATGCTGTTTGTGGCTGCAGTTGTTGAAAGCGTTACCATAATATCTTTAGCCAGGGTTTAA
- a CDS encoding MBL fold metallo-hydrolase, producing the protein MKISDEVYALDSTKGNYVYLILAEEIILIDTGLPKNGENILNDLKSMDINPHDINHILITHDDMDHVGSLALLEKASGAKILASKEDIPYILGDINRHVIKRILNYIIKLKKPENINSYPEDGMIGNIKVIYTPGHTLGHVCLLYKDIMFVGDLFRTKNGEIAMGPSFANWNNSILKESIVKIDEYDFKWICPAHGEPIKRDNHLKDFINNLK; encoded by the coding sequence ATGAAAATAAGTGATGAAGTTTACGCATTGGATTCAACGAAAGGAAATTATGTTTATCTTATTTTGGCTGAAGAAATAATATTAATCGATACAGGACTTCCTAAGAATGGAGAGAACATTTTAAATGATTTAAAATCCATGGATATTAACCCTCATGATATTAACCATATTTTAATTACACATGATGATATGGATCACGTAGGTAGTCTGGCTTTACTGGAAAAAGCTAGTGGAGCTAAAATCTTGGCTTCAAAAGAGGATATACCTTATATCCTTGGTGATATAAATCGCCACGTGATTAAAAGAATTCTTAATTACATTATTAAACTTAAAAAACCGGAAAATATTAATTCATATCCTGAAGATGGAATGATTGGTAATATTAAAGTTATATATACTCCAGGGCATACACTGGGGCATGTGTGTTTGCTTTATAAAGATATAATGTTTGTCGGGGATTTATTTAGAACCAAAAATGGGGAAATAGCCATGGGGCCATCATTTGCTAATTGGAATAATTCGATTTTAAAAGAATCTATAGTCAAAATTGACGAGTATGATTTTAAGTGGATTTGCCCAGCTCATGGCGAACCAATTAAAAGGGATAATCACTTGAAAGATTTTATAAACAATCTAAAATAA
- a CDS encoding sulfite exporter TauE/SafE family protein: protein MIDIHLILLPLFGLIIGLLVSMFGGGGGGFFAPVLILFFGVTPQVAVAASLASVLPTSVVSTFSHFRQGNVDFRTGLILGIGGIIGTLIGAAVANIIPPTLLQRILGIFTLIMLIPMLRSLIQRHRKLKEKNDDKKETLTLTGSKRIIASFFGVASGLLAGIFGISGTPPIVAGLYSLGLPAAMVVGTSVFVLIFNSIAGIGGFYLLGRLDLTLIILLGGGAAVGAFIGPLLLKKINPKTFEKIYGPVIIGIMVIFGLGLILA from the coding sequence ATGATTGATATTCATTTGATTCTGCTTCCATTATTCGGATTGATTATAGGCCTCCTAGTATCCATGTTTGGTGGTGGTGGAGGAGGATTCTTTGCACCAGTCTTGATATTGTTTTTCGGTGTCACACCACAAGTAGCTGTCGCTGCTTCTTTAGCATCAGTGTTACCCACCTCAGTAGTAAGCACATTTAGTCACTTTCGCCAGGGCAATGTAGATTTCCGCACAGGATTAATCCTAGGAATCGGAGGAATAATAGGTACACTAATAGGAGCTGCCGTTGCCAATATTATTCCGCCTACCCTTTTACAAAGGATTCTGGGTATATTTACGTTGATAATGCTGATTCCAATGTTGAGAAGTTTAATACAAAGACATCGAAAACTGAAAGAAAAAAATGATGATAAAAAGGAAACATTAACCCTTACCGGTTCTAAAAGAATCATAGCATCTTTTTTTGGAGTCGCATCCGGATTATTAGCAGGAATTTTTGGAATAAGTGGAACACCACCAATTGTTGCAGGACTCTACAGCTTAGGCTTACCCGCTGCGATGGTGGTAGGTACCTCTGTATTCGTACTTATTTTCAACTCAATTGCAGGTATAGGAGGTTTTTACCTATTAGGACGGTTAGATCTGACTTTGATTATTCTCCTTGGCGGTGGAGCGGCTGTAGGTGCATTTATAGGACCTCTCCTGCTTAAGAAAATTAATCCTAAGACTTTTGAGAAAATCTATGGACCTGTAATTATAGGCATAATGGTTATTTTTGGCTTAGGTTTAATACTGGCATGA
- a CDS encoding helix-turn-helix domain-containing protein, with translation MVVEDKKKKILEAALKLFNEKGIDNTSTSLISKEAGVATGTPYLYFENKVDLITELGTSIQEESLGSFLDLIESLVSYKSLKKFWLERVEWGVNNPNKHKFMIQFKSSPYNNKKNTKLKIPDHEKKLLNLIEDGIKNKTLKDLPPKYISKFFSAHVTFTVEYIIQTKTKERKIFFETFFDGIKY, from the coding sequence ATGGTTGTAGAAGATAAAAAAAAGAAAATTCTTGAAGCAGCATTGAAGCTATTTAACGAAAAAGGCATAGATAATACTTCAACTTCTCTAATTTCTAAAGAAGCAGGCGTTGCAACAGGGACTCCCTATTTATATTTTGAAAATAAGGTAGATTTGATTACTGAATTAGGCACATCTATACAAGAAGAAAGTTTAGGAAGCTTTCTGGATCTTATAGAATCTCTAGTGAGTTATAAATCTTTAAAAAAGTTCTGGCTCGAAAGAGTAGAGTGGGGAGTGAATAACCCCAATAAACATAAATTTATGATACAATTTAAGTCATCACCCTATAATAATAAAAAAAATACCAAACTTAAAATCCCTGATCATGAAAAAAAATTGTTAAATTTAATAGAAGATGGAATTAAAAACAAAACATTGAAGGATTTACCTCCTAAATACATTTCTAAGTTTTTTTCAGCTCACGTTACATTTACAGTTGAATACATTATCCAGACAAAGACCAAAGAAAGAAAAATATTTTTTGAGACATTTTTTGATGGAATAAAATACTAG
- a CDS encoding SHOCT domain-containing protein, which yields MMKKEEEISLPCNHNSNYGSVILKDEGLCISLRSNNPLSDNVKSELIKYGDILNVRYGKGFLSKWPKLYLETAATSKKIEINVAGMEILQEFVDRLNFRIFQVKNKENPEQSLADKLKEAKELLDMGVLSQDEFDEIKQKYLKSF from the coding sequence ATGATGAAAAAAGAAGAAGAAATAAGTTTACCCTGTAACCATAATTCCAACTATGGGAGCGTTATATTAAAAGATGAAGGGCTTTGCATTAGCTTAAGAAGTAACAATCCTCTTTCAGATAATGTAAAGAGTGAGCTAATTAAATATGGGGATATATTAAACGTTCGTTATGGTAAAGGGTTTTTATCCAAATGGCCCAAGCTATACCTTGAAACTGCCGCAACTTCTAAAAAAATTGAAATAAACGTCGCTGGCATGGAGATTTTACAGGAGTTCGTAGACAGGTTGAATTTTCGTATTTTTCAAGTTAAAAACAAGGAAAACCCTGAACAAAGTTTAGCAGACAAATTAAAAGAAGCTAAAGAACTATTGGATATGGGAGTTCTCAGTCAGGATGAGTTTGATGAAATTAAACAAAAATACTTAAAATCATTTTAA
- a CDS encoding alpha/beta fold hydrolase, with the protein MKIMREFIDGDGFKVPCVTITPQDPKGAVVVVHGYGGTKEKTLGLAWRIAEKGFITGCIDLRGHGEHQLDLDDDVLLDIETAISRFKNYGEVTAVGHSFGGRFALISSADYAIGISPALGKNFSNEVQNNIRESMDYLVHKSSNNSLFDILNDDMDLLEFDLDKLLLIYGTRDLSEIILECEDLKSKNLDVIKIDEALHSDIFLLELTFKAITDKLQKWYLK; encoded by the coding sequence ATGAAGATTATGAGAGAATTTATTGATGGCGATGGTTTTAAGGTACCTTGCGTGACTATTACTCCTCAAGATCCAAAAGGAGCTGTTGTTGTGGTTCATGGTTATGGTGGTACAAAAGAAAAGACATTAGGTTTAGCATGGCGTATAGCTGAAAAAGGATTTATAACGGGTTGTATTGATCTTCGTGGTCATGGCGAGCACCAGCTTGATCTGGATGATGACGTTCTTTTAGACATTGAAACTGCTATTTCACGTTTCAAAAACTATGGAGAAGTAACTGCAGTTGGTCACTCTTTTGGGGGAAGGTTTGCACTTATAAGCAGTGCAGATTATGCTATAGGAATTTCACCTGCACTTGGTAAGAATTTTAGCAATGAGGTACAAAATAATATAAGAGAATCTATGGATTATTTAGTTCATAAATCTTCCAATAATAGCTTATTTGATATATTAAATGATGATATGGATTTATTAGAGTTTGATCTTGATAAACTACTTCTAATTTATGGTACGCGTGATTTATCGGAGATTATATTGGAATGTGAAGATTTAAAATCCAAAAATTTAGATGTCATAAAAATTGATGAGGCATTACATAGCGATATTTTCTTACTTGAATTAACTTTCAAAGCCATCACTGACAAGTTACAAAAATGGTACCTTAAATGA
- a CDS encoding flavin reductase family protein, whose protein sequence is MSKVKTKVVPFPVPVCIASSIVKGKANFATYGCFGLLAPRPTTYVYIGSVDPHYTNIGIKENGYFGVNIPSVDQMKETDYVGLISGSNTDKSTVFKTFCGKVDKAPLIEDCPVNMLCKLTKTVDLPGRDIFIGEVIETYVNEECITNGKLDFYKINPLLFTSANASYWELGDKVGLAYKEGKYLKQ, encoded by the coding sequence ATGTCAAAAGTTAAAACTAAAGTTGTTCCATTTCCAGTTCCTGTTTGTATAGCGAGTTCAATCGTTAAAGGAAAAGCTAATTTTGCCACTTATGGATGTTTTGGACTTTTAGCACCTAGACCTACTACATATGTTTATATTGGTTCAGTTGATCCACATTACACAAACATTGGGATCAAAGAAAATGGATATTTTGGTGTTAATATACCTTCAGTAGATCAAATGAAGGAAACAGATTATGTGGGCCTTATTTCTGGCAGTAATACTGATAAATCAACTGTTTTTAAAACATTTTGTGGTAAAGTAGATAAGGCACCGTTAATCGAAGACTGTCCTGTAAATATGCTTTGTAAACTTACAAAAACAGTTGACCTTCCTGGCCGTGATATTTTCATAGGTGAAGTTATTGAAACCTATGTAAATGAAGAATGCATAACTAATGGAAAATTAGATTTTTATAAAATAAATCCATTATTATTCACTTCTGCTAATGCATCTTACTGGGAATTAGGGGATAAGGTCGGTTTAGCCTATAAAGAAGGAAAATACCTAAAACAATGA
- a CDS encoding helix-turn-helix domain-containing protein: protein MRYKKENRCKLVDAMGIIGNKWNLLIIWHLREQKLRFTELQKKMYNVNPKTITKHLRDLEENKIIKRAVYPEVPPRVEYSLTDRGIELIPILKSIMGWASKYMGIELE from the coding sequence ATGAGATATAAAAAAGAGAATAGATGCAAACTAGTAGATGCAATGGGAATTATTGGAAATAAATGGAATCTCCTAATCATCTGGCATCTCCGTGAACAGAAATTAAGATTTACAGAGCTTCAAAAAAAGATGTACAATGTTAACCCAAAAACCATCACAAAACACCTGCGAGACCTTGAAGAGAATAAAATCATAAAAAGAGCCGTATACCCTGAAGTTCCTCCCAGAGTAGAATATTCATTAACAGATAGGGGAATAGAGTTGATCCCCATTTTAAAGTCTATTATGGGATGGGCCTCAAAATATATGGGTATTGAGTTAGAATAG
- a CDS encoding Dabb family protein, giving the protein MITNNVMLKLKDNNNKIISNVKEELLSMKGNIEFLKDITVELNIREGASNFDILFVTTFESMADFDAYLTHPVHVKVSQNIGSNIEESAAVCFESSIN; this is encoded by the coding sequence GTGATAACAAACAATGTAATGCTGAAATTAAAAGATAACAACAATAAAATTATTTCAAATGTGAAAGAAGAACTGCTGAGTATGAAAGGCAATATCGAATTCCTAAAGGACATCACAGTAGAATTAAATATCCGTGAAGGAGCATCAAATTTTGACATTTTGTTTGTTACAACATTTGAATCAATGGCAGATTTCGATGCTTACCTCACCCATCCAGTTCATGTTAAGGTCTCGCAAAATATTGGAAGTAATATAGAAGAAAGTGCAGCTGTTTGTTTTGAGTCAAGTATAAATTAA